A part of Solicola gregarius genomic DNA contains:
- a CDS encoding replication-associated recombination protein A, translating to MDSDGLFDIPDAPELTPEGTGSLSGGSHSSAPLAVRMRPRTLDELIGQQQLLGAGSPLRRMIDDDQPMSLILWGPPGTGKTTIGSLISAHTDRRFVEVSAVSGGVKDVREAIDGAKRRLARGGRETVLFVDEVHRFSKAQQDALLPGVENRWVSLVAATTENPHFSVISPLLSRSLLLTLESLTEGDIGAMLDRALESPEGLAGGVTLTEEARAHLVRLAGGDGRRALTYLEAAAGAAQAQGSTTVDVDAAAVAVDRAAVRYDRQGDQHYDVTSAFIKSIRGSDVDAALHYLARMAEAGEDPKFIARRLMILASEDIGMADPTALPTSVAAAQAVAMIGFPEARITLAHAVIALSLAPKSNAVVRAIGAAGDDVRAGKTGAVPPALRDAHYAGAKKLGHGHDYKYAHDAPRGIAAQQYAPDDVHGAEYYTPTDHGAEAAYAERLAKIRAILRGDDR from the coding sequence GTGGATTCCGACGGGTTGTTCGACATCCCCGATGCGCCGGAGCTGACGCCGGAGGGCACCGGCAGTCTCAGTGGCGGGAGCCACTCGTCGGCACCTCTGGCCGTACGGATGCGGCCGCGTACGCTCGACGAGCTGATCGGTCAGCAGCAGCTGCTCGGAGCCGGCTCACCGCTGCGCCGGATGATCGACGACGACCAGCCGATGTCGCTGATCCTCTGGGGGCCGCCGGGCACGGGCAAGACCACGATCGGGTCGCTGATCAGCGCGCACACGGATCGCCGTTTCGTCGAGGTCTCGGCCGTCTCGGGCGGCGTCAAGGACGTACGCGAGGCGATCGACGGTGCCAAGCGGCGGCTGGCGCGGGGCGGACGCGAGACGGTGCTGTTCGTCGACGAGGTGCATCGGTTCAGCAAGGCGCAGCAGGACGCTCTGCTGCCCGGAGTCGAGAACCGCTGGGTATCGCTCGTCGCCGCCACCACCGAGAATCCGCACTTCAGCGTTATCTCTCCGTTGCTGTCGCGTTCGCTGCTGCTGACGCTCGAGTCGCTGACCGAAGGCGACATCGGCGCGATGCTCGACCGTGCACTCGAGAGCCCCGAGGGGCTGGCCGGCGGGGTCACGCTCACCGAGGAGGCCCGCGCGCATCTCGTACGCCTGGCCGGCGGCGACGGGCGTCGCGCGCTGACGTACCTCGAGGCCGCGGCCGGAGCCGCCCAAGCGCAGGGGTCCACGACCGTCGACGTCGACGCGGCCGCGGTCGCCGTCGACCGAGCGGCGGTGCGGTACGACCGCCAGGGCGACCAGCACTACGACGTCACGAGCGCGTTCATCAAGTCGATCCGCGGTTCAGACGTCGACGCCGCGCTGCACTATCTCGCCCGAATGGCCGAGGCGGGCGAGGATCCGAAGTTCATCGCCCGGCGGCTGATGATCCTGGCCAGCGAGGACATCGGCATGGCCGACCCGACCGCGCTGCCGACGTCGGTGGCCGCTGCGCAGGCGGTCGCGATGATCGGCTTCCCCGAGGCGCGCATCACGCTGGCGCACGCCGTCATCGCCCTGTCGCTCGCGCCCAAGTCGAACGCCGTCGTACGCGCGATCGGCGCGGCCGGCGACGACGTACGCGCGGGCAAGACCGGTGCGGTGCCACCCGCGCTGCGCGATGCGCACTACGCCGGCGCGAAGAAGCTCGGACACGGACACGACTACAAGTACGCCCATGACGCTCCGCGCGGGATCGCCGCACAGCAGTACGCGCCCGACGACGTCCACGGCGCGGAGTACTACACACCGACCGATCACGGCGCGGAGGCGGCGTACGCCGAGCGGCTCGCGAAGATCCGCGCGATCCTCCGCGGCGACGACCGCTGA